The Ciconia boyciana chromosome 22, ASM3463844v1, whole genome shotgun sequence genome has a window encoding:
- the BRCA1 gene encoding breast cancer type 1 susceptibility protein isoform X3: MDFSVIAIGDVQNVLSAMQKNLECPICLDVVEEPVSTKCDHIFCRFCMFKLLSKKKKGVIQCPLCKTEVTKRSLKENSRFKQLIEGLLETIHAFELDTGVKLLNSHRFPKTSTEATAAEFLCKESSVIQSKGFRNRKKNAKENGQENCTLQEANVDTQLTDTRVKRCPLRNKTQKCDSEKGICIEFGSDSSEEFFKQASNTGLEDKEVLQISSQEKLEELKSAEKRNEYSCNTQPDRLGAKEIILPNVIGESDFLKEGLNKKSTRSITEYAKPGQVNMTEYQSSPLNVLAVDLFTEQCDRIGNATPLRNGDSSFFKNTEGMDAEQTQCNSKSKEFDLKDSSESRLDKSKEIDIVVQSVEAVEMYEPENDSFHEKELPLEKLLQPETLHCATLNQVSRKRLKRSIQKVNEWFSKSNEILSSNSSQDDSAGVMDVSGEGDTCLSDKDSCISEKTDPMVDSMEIGVAEGNKRWSKQTADSIKDKIFGKTYKRERKSNPPIILREILPTTKKEDVATDERCLNNSSKDGLKRKRKTACVLQPEDFIKKKDIEEADGCPQSVNLCLGDAEKKRCDESSAVKESHLSENREDNTLAELEVGGGSIRKKATEKVTGKHCDGELELNNCDQKRTKKRSSAAKRCRRSTRTMCALQLAVDRNSVSPDPAEPQIDSYPSSEEPRKVDSEQRQVRRSRRLQLLSEEMTKETGKGVVIKGARKYDSDHEGSFFGDQRNVLVHTSECKDLCEPQGMLSYKPLANLKGGDLEANEIGISLKNSSDAAETGKSLFNPTSSCQHSNCSSFAPDAGSQEGETLGSPFLLQSPSMTVVQTASHPTEEMTESYTTFPQDSGCGTQNAPGDFRTEKLPMAKSVSELTKEAEDSELDTQYLRNIFRHSKRLSFSLYPTPMKACAVDAASETLKIPCADQVENKHSKYLKTGNFQEEKTTTESLSRVSEKEMLKTYVSACVSPVACFVGNTERVHTGEHQEDVSQVANQGSLTPIRMGTARTEDKNRSQKGEQRNEKTLSTDVGIESELRHNPIKSNRSQSDQSNTEEDIFKRTNLNTVNEIRFSSESNQAGKAKVGDSKGPILHFQSRSMICPATCQQRPAELSCEVTGKKSSKRERKQVKGNEEEATQTASTGMPECLVTAALEEPLKGNSDFTGLSETPDGLLCSDDDIEENTSFSETDRKERSAVFVKRRDNALLEDLHNRNVSSKPRFQGIQRSRRKAQKLQSSDEESSEDEDLPCFQTLIFGKSISTPLQVNKQVTSVVESSVSPITLPHNGSHDDNNMQKMPEAAPSNGYVSPSQESECSVNLFSSQSNVSEESVDRAQELKKSLIQVHTSKQVSNVNESKETFQSCNGGLKRSKTNFKDGCQEDPNMGPNLGEASGYDSETSNVEDSCGPFSQGEILTTQQKNAMQNNLKKLQQEMAVLEAVLKQHGSRDCEFLPIHRELPDSSSEGTLGMEQMRQERGVESTSEGNFENHKCSSSKGFSANDFHLLPSDSLNSKMKELEKERSPELLLPSSKSCLLKRTDLEKGLQCDSVLKNKAPSEKTKPVEEAVQEHSQCHLEAGEQKSGTRLNSASVLSNLSGNVTRSPNSSSSSVRLLNPRTAEATNSSVVAQNANKSCAQQCKLKRSVCFPVSVLHNAAGKENATSPVVTNKKEMSIVASGLNQSEHLVVQKFARKTQSTLSNHITEGTTHVIMKTDKELVCERTLKYFLGIAGRKWVVSYQWVIQSFKEGRILDEENFEVRGDVINGRNHHGPKRARQSLTEKVTKSFR; the protein is encoded by the exons ATGGACTTCTCAGTGATTGCTATTGGAGATGTACAAAATGTGCTTTCAGCTATGCAGAAGAACTTGGAGTGCCCAATATG ctTGGATGTGGTAGAAGAGCCAGTTTCAACAAAATGTGATCACATATTCTGCAG gTTCTGTATGTTCAAACTcctcagcaaaaagaaaaaaggtgtgATACAGTGTCCTCTATGCAAGACTGAAGTTACCAAGAG aagtctgaaagaaaattcCAGATTTAAGCAACTAATTGAAGGATTGTTGGAAACTATCCATGCATTTGAGCTTGACACTGGAGTAAAAT tgttaaacaGTCATCGCTTTCCTAAAACATCCACAGAGGCCACTGCTGCTGAGTTCCTGTGTAAGGAAAGTTCTGTCATCCAAAGTAAGGGcttcagaaacaggaaaaaaaatgctaaggAAAATGGACAAGAAAACTGCaccttg CAGGAAGCTAATGTGGATACACAGCTTACAGATACCAGGGTCAAAAGGTGTCCcctaagaaacaaaacccagaaatgtGACTCTGAAAAAGGGATTTGTATAGAGTTTG GCTCTGATTCATCTGAAGAGTTTTTTAAACAGGCAAGCAATACTGG GTTAGAAGACAAAGAAGTGCTTCAGATTTCATCTCAAGAAAAGCTAGAAGAACTTAAGAGTGCTGAGAAGAGGAATGAATATTCTTGCAATACACAGCCTGACAGGCTGGGTGCTAAAGAAATAATTCTACCAAATGTCATAG GTGAAAGTGATTTCTTGAAGGAAGGCTTGAACAAGAAAAGCACTCGGAGCATCACTGAATATGCTAAACCTGGCCAAGTGAATATGACTGAATACCAGAGTTCTCCTTTAAATGTTCTTGCTGTAGACCTATTCACAGAGCAGTGTGACAGAATAGGTAATGCCACTCCTTTAAGGAATGGGGACTCATCTTTCTTTAAGAACACAGAAGGAATGGATGCAGAGCAAACTCAGTGCAATAGTAAAAGCAAAGAGTTTGACTTAAAAGATAGCTCAGAGAGCAGGTTGgataaaagcaaggaaatagATATTGTTGTACAAAGCGTGGAAGCTGTGGAAATGTATGAACCTGAGAACGAttctttccatgaaaaagaACTTCCTCTGGAGAAACTACTTCAGCCAGAGACACTTCACTGTGCTACCCTGAATCAAGTCTCTAGGAAGAGACTGAAGCGAAGCATTCAGAAAGTCAATGAATGGTTTTCAAAAAGCAACGAGATTCTGTCTTCCAATTCTTCCCAGGATGATTCTGCTGGAGTGATGGATGTTTCAGGTGAAGGAGATACATGTTTATCAGATAAAGATTCCTGTATTTCAGAGAAGACTGACCCTATGGTAGATTCCATGGAAATTGGAGTGGCTGAAGGAAACAAGAGATGgtcaaaacaaacagcagatagcatcaaagacaaaatatttgggaaaacatacaagagagagaggaagtcAAATCCCCCTATTATCTTGAGAGAGATTTTACCTActacaaaaaaggaagatgtgGCTACTGATGAGAGGTGCTTGAATAATTCCAGCAAAGATGGACTAAAACGAAAAAGGAAGACTGCCTGTGTTCTGCAACCTGAGGAtttcatcaagaaaaaagaTATAGAAGAGGCAGATGGATGCCCTCAAAGTGTTAACTTGTGCCTTGGagatgctgaaaagaaaagatgtgaTGAAAGTTCTGCTGTTAAGGAGAGTCACCTCTCTGAGAATAGAGAGGATAATACACTAGCAGAACTTGAGGTAGGAGGAGGATCCATACGGAAAAAAGCTACTGAAAAGGTGACTGGCAAGCACTGTGATGGGGAGCTAGAACTGAATAACTGTGATCAGAAAAGGactaaaaaaagaagttctgcAGCAAAAAGATGCAGGCGTTCTACTAGAACCATGTGTGCTCTACAGTTAGCAGTGGATAGAAACTCTGTTTCCCCTGATCCAGCTGAGCCACAGATTGATAGCTATCCAAGCAGTGAAGAACCAAGGAAAGTTGATTCTGAGCAAAGACAAGTCAGGCGCAGCAGGAGGCTTCAGTTACTTTCTGaagaaatgacaaaagaaacaggaaaaggagtAGTAATTAAGGGAGCAAGAAAGTATGATAGTGATCATGAAGGGTCTTTCTTTGGAGACCAAAGGAATGTGTTAGTTCACACTTCTGAATGCAAAGACCTGTGTGAGCCCCAGGGTATGCTGAGTTACAAGCCACTAGCTAATCTGAAGGGTGGTGATCTGGAAGCAAATGAAATAGGGATTAGTCTAAAGAATTCGTCTGATGctgcagaaactggaaaaagtcTCTTCAATCCTACATCTTCATGTCAGCATTCAAATTGTAGTTCCTTTGCACCTGATGCAGGTTCTCAAGAAGGTGAAACACTAGGTAGCCCTTTCCTCCTACAGTCTCCTTCAATGACTGTTGTGCAAACTGCTTCCCACCCAACTGAAGAGATGACTGAATCATATACTACTTTTCCCCAGGATAGTGGATGTGGTACACAAAATGCTCCAGGGGACTTCAGAACTGAAAAGTTGCCAATGGCTAAAAGTGTTTCAGAATTGACCAAGGAAGCTGAAGATAGTGAGTTAGACACACAGTATCTGCGAAATATATTTAGACATTCAAAACGCCTATCATTTAGCCTTTATCCTACTCCCATGAAGGCGTGTGCAGTAGATGCTGCTTCTGAAACTTTAAAGATACCATGTGCTGATCAGGTAGAAAATAAGCATAGCAAATACTTAAAAACAGGAAACTttcaagaagagaaaacaactaCTGAAAGTTTGAGTAGGGTTTCTGAGAAAGAGATGCTTAAGACCTATGTATCTGCTTGTGTTAGTCCTGTGGCTTGCTTTGTTGGCAACACTGAACGTGTGCACACAGGGGAACATCAAGAAGATGTTTCACAGGTTGCAAATCAAGGGAGTCTGACACCGATAAGAATGGGTACCGCTAGGACTGAAGACAAAAACAGATCGCAaaaaggagagcagagaaatgaaaagacaCTGTCAACTGACGTAGGGATAGAAAGCGAGTTGAGACACAATCCAATCAAAAGTAATAGAAGCCAAAGTGATCAGAGTAATACAGAAGaggacattttcaaaagaaccAATTTAAACACAGTCAATGAAATACGCTTCAGTTCAGAAAGCAATCAAGCAGGAAAGGCCAAAGTTGGTGACAGCAAAGGACCAATACTACATTTTCAGTCCAGATCAATGATTTGTCCTGCAACTTGTCAGCAAAGGCCTGCTGAACTCAGCTGTgaagtcactggaaaaaaaagtagcaaaagagaaagaaaacaagtaaaggGGAATGAAGAAGAAGCAACCCAAACTGCTAGCACAGGGATGCCTGAGTGTTTGGTTACAGCGGCTCTAGAAGAACCTCTTAAAGGGAATAGTGATTTTACAGGTTTGTCTGAAACCCCTGATGGCTTACTGTGCTCTGATGATGATATTGAAGAGAACACcagcttttctgaaactgaTAGGAAAGAGAGATCTGCTGTGTTTGTAAAAAGACGTGACAATGCCCTGCTAGAAGACCTGCACAATAGAAATGTTAGTTCTAAGCCAAGATTTCAAGGTATTCAAAGATCTCGAAGAAAAGCGCAGAAACTGCAATCTTCAGATGAAGAATCTAGCGAGGATGAAGATTTACCATGTTTTCAGACATTAATATTTGGCAAATCAATAAGCACACCTTTGCAGGTCAATAAACAAGTGACATCTGTGGTAGAGTCTTCAGTAAGTCCCATCACGTTGCCTCACAATGGAAGTCATGATGACAATAATATGCAGAAAATGCCTGAAGCTGCCCCAAGTAATGGGTATGTTTCACCAAGCCAGGAGTCGGAATGCTCCGTcaacttattttcttcccagtccAACGTGTCTGAAGAATCAGTTGATAGAGCACAAGAGCTGAAGAAATCTTTAATACAAGTTCATACATCCAAACAAGTGAGCAATGTGAATGAGAGTAAAGAAACTTTTCAAAGTTGTAATGGAGGgctgaagagaagcaaaactAACTTCAAAGATGGATGCCAAGAAGACCCAAACATGGGACCAAACCTAG GTGAAGCATCTGGATATGACAGTGAAACAAGTAATGTAGAAGATTCATGTGGACCATTCTCGCAGGGTGAAATCCTTACTACACAG CAGAAGAATGCTATGCAAAATAACCTTAAAAAACTTCAGCAAGAAATGGCTGTACTTGAAGCAGTGCTAAAGCAGCATGGAAGTCGGGACTGTGAATTTTTACCTATCCATAGGGAACTGCCAGATTCCAGTAGTGAAGGAACACTTGGAATGGAACAAATGAGACAAGAAAGAG ggGTAGAGTCAACCTCAgaaggaaattttgaaaatcataAATGCAGCAGTTCAAAGGGATTTTCAGCCAATGATTTCCATCTTTTGCCAAGTGATTCTCTCAACAGTAAAATGAAAgagttagaaaaagaaag GTCTCCAGAATTGTTGCTTCCATCTTCTAAATCCTGTTTGTTAAAGAGAACAGATTTGGAGAAAGGCCTACAGTGTGACAGTGTTCTGAAGAACAAAGCTCCTTCTGAAAAGACAAAACCTGTGGAGGAAGCAGTGCAAGAACATAGTCAGTGTCACCTTGAAGCAG GTGAGCAGAAATCTGGGACCAGGCTAAACAGTGCATCTGTCTTATCAAATCTCTCTGGAAATGTGACGAGGAGTCCAAAtagctcttcctcctctgtaaGGCTTCTTAACCCTCGAACTGCAGAAGCAACAAATAGTTCTGTGGTAGCTCAGAATGCCAATAAAAGCTGTGCTCAACAATGTAAATTGAAGagaagtgtttgttttcctgtatcTGTTCTGCACaatgcagctggaaaagaaaatgctacaaGTCCAGTTGTGACtaacaagaaagaaatgtcaATTGTGGCATCAGGTCTGAATCAAAGTGAACAT TTGGTGGTCCAGAAGTTTGCAAGAAAAACTCAGAGCACTTTATCTAATCACATTACTGAAGGAACAACCCATGTCATAATGAAAACAG ATAAGGAGCTGGTGTGTGAACGGACACTGAAGTACTTTCTGGGtattgcaggaagaaaatgggTAGTTAGTTATCAGT GGGTAATTCAGTCTTTTAAAGAAGGAAGGATACTGGATGAG GAGAATTTTGAAGTTAGAGGAGATGTAATCAATGGGAGAAACCACCACGGTCCTAAGAGGGCTAGACAGTCTCTCACTGAAAAG gTTACAAAGAGCTTCAGATAA
- the BRCA1 gene encoding breast cancer type 1 susceptibility protein isoform X1: MDFSVIAIGDVQNVLSAMQKNLECPICLDVVEEPVSTKCDHIFCRFCMFKLLSKKKKGVIQCPLCKTEVTKRSLKENSRFKQLIEGLLETIHAFELDTGVKLLNSHRFPKTSTEATAAEFLCKESSVIQSKGFRNRKKNAKENGQENCTLQEANVDTQLTDTRVKRCPLRNKTQKCDSEKGICIEFGSDSSEEFFKQASNTGLEDKEVLQISSQEKLEELKSAEKRNEYSCNTQPDRLGAKEIILPNVIGESDFLKEGLNKKSTRSITEYAKPGQVNMTEYQSSPLNVLAVDLFTEQCDRIGNATPLRNGDSSFFKNTEGMDAEQTQCNSKSKEFDLKDSSESRLDKSKEIDIVVQSVEAVEMYEPENDSFHEKELPLEKLLQPETLHCATLNQVSRKRLKRSIQKVNEWFSKSNEILSSNSSQDDSAGVMDVSGEGDTCLSDKDSCISEKTDPMVDSMEIGVAEGNKRWSKQTADSIKDKIFGKTYKRERKSNPPIILREILPTTKKEDVATDERCLNNSSKDGLKRKRKTACVLQPEDFIKKKDIEEADGCPQSVNLCLGDAEKKRCDESSAVKESHLSENREDNTLAELEVGGGSIRKKATEKVTGKHCDGELELNNCDQKRTKKRSSAAKRCRRSTRTMCALQLAVDRNSVSPDPAEPQIDSYPSSEEPRKVDSEQRQVRRSRRLQLLSEEMTKETGKGVVIKGARKYDSDHEGSFFGDQRNVLVHTSECKDLCEPQGMLSYKPLANLKGGDLEANEIGISLKNSSDAAETGKSLFNPTSSCQHSNCSSFAPDAGSQEGETLGSPFLLQSPSMTVVQTASHPTEEMTESYTTFPQDSGCGTQNAPGDFRTEKLPMAKSVSELTKEAEDSELDTQYLRNIFRHSKRLSFSLYPTPMKACAVDAASETLKIPCADQVENKHSKYLKTGNFQEEKTTTESLSRVSEKEMLKTYVSACVSPVACFVGNTERVHTGEHQEDVSQVANQGSLTPIRMGTARTEDKNRSQKGEQRNEKTLSTDVGIESELRHNPIKSNRSQSDQSNTEEDIFKRTNLNTVNEIRFSSESNQAGKAKVGDSKGPILHFQSRSMICPATCQQRPAELSCEVTGKKSSKRERKQVKGNEEEATQTASTGMPECLVTAALEEPLKGNSDFTGLSETPDGLLCSDDDIEENTSFSETDRKERSAVFVKRRDNALLEDLHNRNVSSKPRFQGIQRSRRKAQKLQSSDEESSEDEDLPCFQTLIFGKSISTPLQVNKQVTSVVESSVSPITLPHNGSHDDNNMQKMPEAAPSNGYVSPSQESECSVNLFSSQSNVSEESVDRAQELKKSLIQVHTSKQVSNVNESKETFQSCNGGLKRSKTNFKDGCQEDPNMGPNLGEASGYDSETSNVEDSCGPFSQGEILTTQQKNAMQNNLKKLQQEMAVLEAVLKQHGSRDCEFLPIHRELPDSSSEGTLGMEQMRQERGVESTSEGNFENHKCSSSKGFSANDFHLLPSDSLNSKMKELEKERSPELLLPSSKSCLLKRTDLEKGLQCDSVLKNKAPSEKTKPVEEAVQEHSQCHLEAGEQKSGTRLNSASVLSNLSGNVTRSPNSSSSSVRLLNPRTAEATNSSVVAQNANKSCAQQCKLKRSVCFPVSVLHNAAGKENATSPVVTNKKEMSIVASGLNQSEHLVVQKFARKTQSTLSNHITEGTTHVIMKTDKELVCERTLKYFLGIAGRKWVVSYQWVIQSFKEGRILDEENFEVRGDVINGRNHHGPKRARQSLTEKIFKDFEICCYGPFTDMTTEHLEWMVELCGASVVKQLHLFTHKTNSTSVVVVQPDAWMENTDYRAIQQKNNVAMVTREWVLDSVACYECQEFDAYLVS; the protein is encoded by the exons ATGGACTTCTCAGTGATTGCTATTGGAGATGTACAAAATGTGCTTTCAGCTATGCAGAAGAACTTGGAGTGCCCAATATG ctTGGATGTGGTAGAAGAGCCAGTTTCAACAAAATGTGATCACATATTCTGCAG gTTCTGTATGTTCAAACTcctcagcaaaaagaaaaaaggtgtgATACAGTGTCCTCTATGCAAGACTGAAGTTACCAAGAG aagtctgaaagaaaattcCAGATTTAAGCAACTAATTGAAGGATTGTTGGAAACTATCCATGCATTTGAGCTTGACACTGGAGTAAAAT tgttaaacaGTCATCGCTTTCCTAAAACATCCACAGAGGCCACTGCTGCTGAGTTCCTGTGTAAGGAAAGTTCTGTCATCCAAAGTAAGGGcttcagaaacaggaaaaaaaatgctaaggAAAATGGACAAGAAAACTGCaccttg CAGGAAGCTAATGTGGATACACAGCTTACAGATACCAGGGTCAAAAGGTGTCCcctaagaaacaaaacccagaaatgtGACTCTGAAAAAGGGATTTGTATAGAGTTTG GCTCTGATTCATCTGAAGAGTTTTTTAAACAGGCAAGCAATACTGG GTTAGAAGACAAAGAAGTGCTTCAGATTTCATCTCAAGAAAAGCTAGAAGAACTTAAGAGTGCTGAGAAGAGGAATGAATATTCTTGCAATACACAGCCTGACAGGCTGGGTGCTAAAGAAATAATTCTACCAAATGTCATAG GTGAAAGTGATTTCTTGAAGGAAGGCTTGAACAAGAAAAGCACTCGGAGCATCACTGAATATGCTAAACCTGGCCAAGTGAATATGACTGAATACCAGAGTTCTCCTTTAAATGTTCTTGCTGTAGACCTATTCACAGAGCAGTGTGACAGAATAGGTAATGCCACTCCTTTAAGGAATGGGGACTCATCTTTCTTTAAGAACACAGAAGGAATGGATGCAGAGCAAACTCAGTGCAATAGTAAAAGCAAAGAGTTTGACTTAAAAGATAGCTCAGAGAGCAGGTTGgataaaagcaaggaaatagATATTGTTGTACAAAGCGTGGAAGCTGTGGAAATGTATGAACCTGAGAACGAttctttccatgaaaaagaACTTCCTCTGGAGAAACTACTTCAGCCAGAGACACTTCACTGTGCTACCCTGAATCAAGTCTCTAGGAAGAGACTGAAGCGAAGCATTCAGAAAGTCAATGAATGGTTTTCAAAAAGCAACGAGATTCTGTCTTCCAATTCTTCCCAGGATGATTCTGCTGGAGTGATGGATGTTTCAGGTGAAGGAGATACATGTTTATCAGATAAAGATTCCTGTATTTCAGAGAAGACTGACCCTATGGTAGATTCCATGGAAATTGGAGTGGCTGAAGGAAACAAGAGATGgtcaaaacaaacagcagatagcatcaaagacaaaatatttgggaaaacatacaagagagagaggaagtcAAATCCCCCTATTATCTTGAGAGAGATTTTACCTActacaaaaaaggaagatgtgGCTACTGATGAGAGGTGCTTGAATAATTCCAGCAAAGATGGACTAAAACGAAAAAGGAAGACTGCCTGTGTTCTGCAACCTGAGGAtttcatcaagaaaaaagaTATAGAAGAGGCAGATGGATGCCCTCAAAGTGTTAACTTGTGCCTTGGagatgctgaaaagaaaagatgtgaTGAAAGTTCTGCTGTTAAGGAGAGTCACCTCTCTGAGAATAGAGAGGATAATACACTAGCAGAACTTGAGGTAGGAGGAGGATCCATACGGAAAAAAGCTACTGAAAAGGTGACTGGCAAGCACTGTGATGGGGAGCTAGAACTGAATAACTGTGATCAGAAAAGGactaaaaaaagaagttctgcAGCAAAAAGATGCAGGCGTTCTACTAGAACCATGTGTGCTCTACAGTTAGCAGTGGATAGAAACTCTGTTTCCCCTGATCCAGCTGAGCCACAGATTGATAGCTATCCAAGCAGTGAAGAACCAAGGAAAGTTGATTCTGAGCAAAGACAAGTCAGGCGCAGCAGGAGGCTTCAGTTACTTTCTGaagaaatgacaaaagaaacaggaaaaggagtAGTAATTAAGGGAGCAAGAAAGTATGATAGTGATCATGAAGGGTCTTTCTTTGGAGACCAAAGGAATGTGTTAGTTCACACTTCTGAATGCAAAGACCTGTGTGAGCCCCAGGGTATGCTGAGTTACAAGCCACTAGCTAATCTGAAGGGTGGTGATCTGGAAGCAAATGAAATAGGGATTAGTCTAAAGAATTCGTCTGATGctgcagaaactggaaaaagtcTCTTCAATCCTACATCTTCATGTCAGCATTCAAATTGTAGTTCCTTTGCACCTGATGCAGGTTCTCAAGAAGGTGAAACACTAGGTAGCCCTTTCCTCCTACAGTCTCCTTCAATGACTGTTGTGCAAACTGCTTCCCACCCAACTGAAGAGATGACTGAATCATATACTACTTTTCCCCAGGATAGTGGATGTGGTACACAAAATGCTCCAGGGGACTTCAGAACTGAAAAGTTGCCAATGGCTAAAAGTGTTTCAGAATTGACCAAGGAAGCTGAAGATAGTGAGTTAGACACACAGTATCTGCGAAATATATTTAGACATTCAAAACGCCTATCATTTAGCCTTTATCCTACTCCCATGAAGGCGTGTGCAGTAGATGCTGCTTCTGAAACTTTAAAGATACCATGTGCTGATCAGGTAGAAAATAAGCATAGCAAATACTTAAAAACAGGAAACTttcaagaagagaaaacaactaCTGAAAGTTTGAGTAGGGTTTCTGAGAAAGAGATGCTTAAGACCTATGTATCTGCTTGTGTTAGTCCTGTGGCTTGCTTTGTTGGCAACACTGAACGTGTGCACACAGGGGAACATCAAGAAGATGTTTCACAGGTTGCAAATCAAGGGAGTCTGACACCGATAAGAATGGGTACCGCTAGGACTGAAGACAAAAACAGATCGCAaaaaggagagcagagaaatgaaaagacaCTGTCAACTGACGTAGGGATAGAAAGCGAGTTGAGACACAATCCAATCAAAAGTAATAGAAGCCAAAGTGATCAGAGTAATACAGAAGaggacattttcaaaagaaccAATTTAAACACAGTCAATGAAATACGCTTCAGTTCAGAAAGCAATCAAGCAGGAAAGGCCAAAGTTGGTGACAGCAAAGGACCAATACTACATTTTCAGTCCAGATCAATGATTTGTCCTGCAACTTGTCAGCAAAGGCCTGCTGAACTCAGCTGTgaagtcactggaaaaaaaagtagcaaaagagaaagaaaacaagtaaaggGGAATGAAGAAGAAGCAACCCAAACTGCTAGCACAGGGATGCCTGAGTGTTTGGTTACAGCGGCTCTAGAAGAACCTCTTAAAGGGAATAGTGATTTTACAGGTTTGTCTGAAACCCCTGATGGCTTACTGTGCTCTGATGATGATATTGAAGAGAACACcagcttttctgaaactgaTAGGAAAGAGAGATCTGCTGTGTTTGTAAAAAGACGTGACAATGCCCTGCTAGAAGACCTGCACAATAGAAATGTTAGTTCTAAGCCAAGATTTCAAGGTATTCAAAGATCTCGAAGAAAAGCGCAGAAACTGCAATCTTCAGATGAAGAATCTAGCGAGGATGAAGATTTACCATGTTTTCAGACATTAATATTTGGCAAATCAATAAGCACACCTTTGCAGGTCAATAAACAAGTGACATCTGTGGTAGAGTCTTCAGTAAGTCCCATCACGTTGCCTCACAATGGAAGTCATGATGACAATAATATGCAGAAAATGCCTGAAGCTGCCCCAAGTAATGGGTATGTTTCACCAAGCCAGGAGTCGGAATGCTCCGTcaacttattttcttcccagtccAACGTGTCTGAAGAATCAGTTGATAGAGCACAAGAGCTGAAGAAATCTTTAATACAAGTTCATACATCCAAACAAGTGAGCAATGTGAATGAGAGTAAAGAAACTTTTCAAAGTTGTAATGGAGGgctgaagagaagcaaaactAACTTCAAAGATGGATGCCAAGAAGACCCAAACATGGGACCAAACCTAG GTGAAGCATCTGGATATGACAGTGAAACAAGTAATGTAGAAGATTCATGTGGACCATTCTCGCAGGGTGAAATCCTTACTACACAG CAGAAGAATGCTATGCAAAATAACCTTAAAAAACTTCAGCAAGAAATGGCTGTACTTGAAGCAGTGCTAAAGCAGCATGGAAGTCGGGACTGTGAATTTTTACCTATCCATAGGGAACTGCCAGATTCCAGTAGTGAAGGAACACTTGGAATGGAACAAATGAGACAAGAAAGAG ggGTAGAGTCAACCTCAgaaggaaattttgaaaatcataAATGCAGCAGTTCAAAGGGATTTTCAGCCAATGATTTCCATCTTTTGCCAAGTGATTCTCTCAACAGTAAAATGAAAgagttagaaaaagaaag GTCTCCAGAATTGTTGCTTCCATCTTCTAAATCCTGTTTGTTAAAGAGAACAGATTTGGAGAAAGGCCTACAGTGTGACAGTGTTCTGAAGAACAAAGCTCCTTCTGAAAAGACAAAACCTGTGGAGGAAGCAGTGCAAGAACATAGTCAGTGTCACCTTGAAGCAG GTGAGCAGAAATCTGGGACCAGGCTAAACAGTGCATCTGTCTTATCAAATCTCTCTGGAAATGTGACGAGGAGTCCAAAtagctcttcctcctctgtaaGGCTTCTTAACCCTCGAACTGCAGAAGCAACAAATAGTTCTGTGGTAGCTCAGAATGCCAATAAAAGCTGTGCTCAACAATGTAAATTGAAGagaagtgtttgttttcctgtatcTGTTCTGCACaatgcagctggaaaagaaaatgctacaaGTCCAGTTGTGACtaacaagaaagaaatgtcaATTGTGGCATCAGGTCTGAATCAAAGTGAACAT TTGGTGGTCCAGAAGTTTGCAAGAAAAACTCAGAGCACTTTATCTAATCACATTACTGAAGGAACAACCCATGTCATAATGAAAACAG ATAAGGAGCTGGTGTGTGAACGGACACTGAAGTACTTTCTGGGtattgcaggaagaaaatgggTAGTTAGTTATCAGT GGGTAATTCAGTCTTTTAAAGAAGGAAGGATACTGGATGAG GAGAATTTTGAAGTTAGAGGAGATGTAATCAATGGGAGAAACCACCACGGTCCTAAGAGGGCTAGACAGTCTCTCACTGAAAAG ATCTTTAAAGACTTTGAGATCTGTTGCTATGGACCTTTCACTGATATGACTACAG AACATCTAGAATGGATGGTGGAGCTTTGTGGTGCCTCTGTAGTGAAGCAACTTCATCTGTTCACACACAAAACA AATTCTACTTCTGTCGTGGTTGTGCAGCCAGATGCGTGGATGGAAAACACAGATTATAGAG CAATCCAGCAAAAGAACAATGTTGCCATGGTGACTCGAGAGTGGGTATTAGACAGTGTTGCTTGCTATGAGTGCCAGGAGTTCGATGCTTACCTTGTGTCCTAA